The Metabacillus schmidteae nucleotide sequence AAAAAGAAAAAGGGTTAACATACTTATTTATTGCCCATGATTTATCAATGGTGAAATATATAAGTGATCGAATTGGTGTTATGTACTTCGGAAAGCTTGTTGAATTAGCTAGTGCAGAAGAGCTCTACAACAACCCAATTCACCCTTACACACAATCTTTACTATCAGCAATTCCACTTCCAGATCCAGACTATGAGCGTACTCGTGTAAGAAAAACATATTCTCCAAGTCAACACAATTACCAACCAGGTGACAATGTTGAATTTAGAGAAGTAAAACCGGGACACTTCGTCATGTGTTCAGAATCTGAATTCGAGAAATATAAAAAAGAACATGCTTAATCATTTCGTAAGAGATTACCGTTTGGTATTCTCTTTTTTTATGTGTAAAGATTGTTTCATTTAATCTCTTTTTTAAAACAAAATTTGAATAGGGTGGAAAGCAAAAATTCATCTTCTTATATAAATAACAAGACATATATAGAAGAGTATGTTAAGATAGAACAAATGTTCCTTTTTGGTTTTTTATATTGTGGAGATGTTTAGCTGTTTAAGGAAAGTTTGTTGTTTGAATATTATTTTAAAACTTTATAGTGGAATGGAGCGCAAGACACTTGACTCCTGCGGGAAGTGAGGAAAGGCTGAGACCCCACAGGCGAAGCCGCAGCTTCCTCCCCGGCGAATCTTGTGTCTGGAGCGAAATGGAACGAACTAATTTCTATCTAACAAAGTATGTGGTAAACAGTCAATGTTTAATATGTTTAATAATCCGTCAAAAGGGTATACATAAGCATGGGAGAATTTATTAAATGTGATAGGAGTAGATAAATGAACTGGTATGAAAAGTTAAATCAGTATTTTCCCATTGAAGAAATGAAGTCAAAGAAACATATGGAAGCATTGCTTCAAGAGAGGAAAGATATCTATCATAAGGATGAAGGGGTAAACCATGTCCTAATGTATGCAGAACTTCCTGATTTTATCTTTATTGACTATCTATTCGTTTCAAAAGATGCTCGGGGAGAAGGATTAGGCAGTAAATTAATAAATAAACTCAAAAATAAGAAAAAACCCATCATTCTTGAGGTCGAGCCAATTAATTATGAAGATTCTGATTCAGAAAAACGCTTAAAATTTTATCAAAAACAAGGATTTAAGCATGCTGAATCAATTGGCTATGAAAGACGCTCTCTTGCGACTAATGAAATAAATAAGCTAGAGATTTTATATTGGGCGCCAAATAACGCATCTGAAAAGACGATCTTTGAGGCGATGCAAGAAACATATACCCTTATTCATACATTTAAAGATAAGGAACTATACGGTGAATCCTATCAACCTGTACACGAAGTACTGACAATCGATGAAGGAAATAATCAAAATATTTTCGATGAGCTATCTTAATTGAGAATGAGAACAGTGACTTTTTTTGGATTATAAATGTTGAACATATCCAAATTTAGTCATTGTTTACATAAACTATTTAGAGTTTTCAAGATTGTAATCGTTTTGTCATACTTTTAATACAATAACTATATGCATACTTACTTTTTTATAGTATAATCAATTTATTAGTTCTTAATTAAATTAATTTTAATTTTAGAAAGATATAAATGTTACTCATTCTATATTTAGAGGAGTGAAAGTCAATGGTTACATTGTATACATCACCAAGTTGTACTTCATGTCGTAAAGCTAAAGCATGGTTGGAAGAACACGAAATTGCGTATGTTGAAAGAAATATTTTTTCTGAGCCTTTATCTATACAAGAGATTAAAGAGATTCTTCGAATGACAGAAGATGGAACAGATGAAATTATTTCAACACGATCTAAGATTTTCCAAAAGTTAAATATTAACTTAGAAACAATGCCATTGCAAGATCTATATACGTTGATTCAAGAGAATCCGGGTCTTCTTCGTCGTCCTATTATCATTGACGAAAAAAGATTGCAGGTAGGCTACAACGAAGATGAAATTCGACGTTTCCTTCCGCGTCGTGTTCGTACTTATCAATTACAAGAAGCACAACGTTTAGTTAATTAAATAAAAGAAAGAGGTTATTTCTACATAGACTCTATGTAGAAATACCTCTTTTTGTTTATGTTTAAGCTAGTCTCTACGCAAAGAGATTTGTTGATAAATAAGGCCAGCTAATAAAATAAAGGATACAGATAAATAAGGAATACTCATCTCAATCATAGGGTAAGAGCTATACAGGCTTTGCAGATAAGGTTCTTCAATAATCATCTTTCCTGATGTAAGGGCCAGTAATCCACCGCCGATATAGATCAAAAACGGATATTTTGTTAGTAAAACAAGAATTAATTTACTTCCCCATATGATGATAGGAATGGAAATAAACAAGCCTATTGCTACTAATATCATATGCCCCTGTGCTGCTCCAGCAACAGCAAGTACATTATCAAATCCCATTAATAAATCAGCAACAACAATTGTCTTAACGGCTTTCCATAATGATTGATGACTTTTTATCCTCTTCGTGTCTTCTTCTTTTCCGACAATGAGGTGGTAAGCGATATAAAGAAGGAAAACACCCCCGATAAGTTGCAGGAAAGGGATTTTTAATAAATACACGGCAACTAAAGTAATGAGGATCCGAATGACAATTGCAAGCATCGTTCCCATTATGATGGCTTTGTTTCGCTGAACAACGGGTAAGTTACGGCATGCCATAGCAATAACAACAGCGTTGTCTGCTCCAAGGACTAAATCAATCCCTATGATCATAAGAAGTGATAACAAAAAATCGTGTTCCATTTTTTAGACCCTCTTTTCAGCTTTTTGAAGTTTAAATAAGTATATAATTTTGTGCTTAGTTTTGGTGTCTAGCTCCAACGCCTAGCCCCTCGAGGTCATAAGCCAATTTGGAATTGAAGGCAAAGAACGCCTTCTATTCCAAATCGTCTTATGCTTGTCGGGGCTGTACGAGGCGTTTACGCTTTTCGTAATGCTCGTACAATTATATGAACACCATTTTTAAGTTATGCTCCTTAGATTCATCTAGGTAAATAACTGTTTTTGTAAATTCAGAGTTTTTTTATTTCCTTTAAACACTTTTTATCATAAAATAGGAGTACAAGATTCTTTCAATATTGAAGGTTTTGAACAATGGTGTGAATCGTTCTTGCTTTAAGGAGAATGTTTGACACTTCCCTTTGCCCACGGTTAAATAGTTGAAATTTTGGGTAAAGTGTAGTAAAGTACAACTACCCTGAGGGGGGTTGTCCCTTCAACATCTTATATAGAAGGGAAGGTTGAGTAATGGAAATTGAACGTATAAACGAGAATACCGTAAAGTTTTATATTTCGTATTTAGATATAGAAGAGCGTGGTTTTGATCGTGATGAAATATGGTATAATCGTGATCGAAGTGAAGAGCTTTTTTGGGAAATGATGGATGAAGTCCATGAGGAAGAAGAGTTTATGGTTGAGGGTCCTCTTTGGATTCAAGTTC carries:
- a CDS encoding GNAT family N-acetyltransferase is translated as MNWYEKLNQYFPIEEMKSKKHMEALLQERKDIYHKDEGVNHVLMYAELPDFIFIDYLFVSKDARGEGLGSKLINKLKNKKKPIILEVEPINYEDSDSEKRLKFYQKQGFKHAESIGYERRSLATNEINKLEILYWAPNNASEKTIFEAMQETYTLIHTFKDKELYGESYQPVHEVLTIDEGNNQNIFDELS
- the spxA gene encoding transcriptional regulator SpxA — its product is MVTLYTSPSCTSCRKAKAWLEEHEIAYVERNIFSEPLSIQEIKEILRMTEDGTDEIISTRSKIFQKLNINLETMPLQDLYTLIQENPGLLRRPIIIDEKRLQVGYNEDEIRRFLPRRVRTYQLQEAQRLVN
- a CDS encoding TerC family protein — encoded protein: MEHDFLLSLLMIIGIDLVLGADNAVVIAMACRNLPVVQRNKAIIMGTMLAIVIRILITLVAVYLLKIPFLQLIGGVFLLYIAYHLIVGKEEDTKRIKSHQSLWKAVKTIVVADLLMGFDNVLAVAGAAQGHMILVAIGLFISIPIIIWGSKLILVLLTKYPFLIYIGGGLLALTSGKMIIEEPYLQSLYSSYPMIEMSIPYLSVSFILLAGLIYQQISLRRD